A stretch of the Bacillota bacterium genome encodes the following:
- a CDS encoding TolC family protein, with product MRKGITLFLILFFVLGLPLPKAFAEQENRALTLEDALNLALSNSKDLKKAQYEVKRTEALREKASEALSFIPAEGETYNPEIEVSWNRLLSADLNWQMSKKTLTSTTDALVLKVCKGYWDVQVAEMKLATMEKLTQQALINLQNTRNRLTYGAASPSSLSEAELQWKQAQSNEVTARHSLEDAYNAFNQLVGLGSNERPRLTDKPAYEPLEVANLDYEVQRVIEESPSAWLAQQKVTLAKWAADMIYFSGDYTPYEVRQTELDQAELDAAGAKELLANVTRSLYYQAKSLEEKYNTAQEALKAAQQKLRVAQVKFDIGMITRAELVAAEVEVTQAQDAVEEAVRNHTYLRMAFEKPWAASGGGA from the coding sequence ATGCGGAAGGGCATTACCTTGTTCCTGATTTTATTCTTTGTGCTGGGACTCCCGTTACCTAAAGCTTTTGCAGAACAGGAAAACAGGGCTCTGACTCTTGAAGATGCTTTAAATCTGGCTCTTAGCAACAGCAAGGACCTGAAAAAAGCCCAATATGAAGTTAAGCGAACAGAAGCACTCCGGGAGAAAGCAAGTGAAGCGCTGAGCTTTATTCCTGCCGAGGGAGAAACCTATAACCCGGAAATCGAGGTCAGCTGGAACAGGCTGCTCTCAGCCGATCTCAACTGGCAGATGAGCAAAAAAACATTGACTTCGACTACGGACGCCCTGGTGCTAAAAGTTTGCAAAGGCTACTGGGATGTCCAGGTGGCGGAAATGAAACTGGCTACCATGGAAAAATTGACGCAACAAGCTCTGATCAACTTGCAAAACACCCGTAACCGGCTTACGTATGGTGCAGCATCCCCTTCAAGCCTGAGCGAAGCTGAATTGCAATGGAAACAGGCGCAAAGCAATGAGGTTACCGCCAGGCATAGCCTGGAGGATGCCTACAACGCCTTCAACCAGCTGGTCGGGCTAGGCTCTAATGAGCGACCGAGGTTGACAGATAAGCCCGCCTACGAGCCTTTAGAAGTGGCCAACCTCGACTATGAAGTACAGCGGGTCATCGAAGAAAGCCCCAGCGCCTGGCTTGCCCAACAGAAAGTAACCCTGGCGAAGTGGGCTGCCGACATGATATATTTTAGTGGCGATTACACACCATATGAGGTAAGGCAAACGGAACTTGATCAGGCAGAGCTGGATGCAGCCGGCGCTAAAGAACTTCTGGCCAATGTTACTCGCAGTCTGTATTACCAGGCTAAAAGTCTTGAGGAAAAATACAATACGGCCCAGGAAGCGCTAAAAGCAGCTCAGCAAAAGCTGCGTGTCGCGCAGGTGAAATTTGATATCGGCATGATCACCAGGGCGGAACTGGTAGCTGCCGAAGTGGAGGTAACTCAGGCCCAAGATGCTGTAGAAGAAGCGGTTCGAAACCACACCTATCTAAGAATGGCTTTTGAGAAACCCTGGGCTGCTTCCGGCGGAGGTGCCTAA
- a CDS encoding efflux RND transporter periplasmic adaptor subunit has product MATTTEAVAVLKPQQRRKGLFLLLGCLAVLVIGAGYWWWQGRQGQVNYMSMPVRQGSIVNTVRATGTIEAVKSVGLNFKTSGFIKEIYVKPGDQVKKGQLLACLDTADLEAQVVQARASLKAAEAKLRLLEAGALETDIAQAEANVAQAQVAYDSAEEALKRDQALFEIGALAQVDFNNSLVNRDTAAARLRQAQAALEALKSGNRPEDIAAAEAQVETAQAQLTLAQNDLDSARLRAPFDGVIAAVRGETGQRTSGGGSESSDSTAGLITLITTGLQLRAQVNEADISQVKVGQKATFTVNAFPERTFNGEVAWISPEATTVSNVQLYDVVVSLTDPGSLLKAGMSASVNIIVSQRDNVITVPRAAVNFAASYRATRTDNATDRTASSGGNANGIKTTDSRQAGREMLSPDDGRRGELSEELKAKLEDLRGKLERGEITREQFQEEMKKNMPEEFQLKDEPGQAAGSGNRAVVLVMEKGQPVVRHIVTGLSDESNIEVKSGLKVGEEVIIGASTPGKSAESSSSSSPSSMRGVNPPLQPTIRMRGM; this is encoded by the coding sequence GTGGCCACGACGACCGAGGCAGTAGCTGTTTTAAAGCCTCAACAGAGGCGTAAAGGGTTATTTTTATTGCTTGGTTGTTTAGCTGTACTGGTTATCGGTGCAGGGTACTGGTGGTGGCAGGGGCGCCAGGGCCAGGTAAACTACATGTCCATGCCTGTCAGGCAAGGAAGCATAGTCAACACGGTCAGGGCAACAGGAACGATCGAGGCGGTTAAAAGCGTTGGTCTGAATTTCAAAACCAGCGGTTTCATCAAAGAGATATACGTTAAACCCGGCGACCAGGTTAAGAAAGGGCAGCTCCTGGCATGCCTTGATACTGCCGACCTGGAGGCCCAGGTGGTTCAGGCAAGAGCCAGTCTTAAAGCTGCCGAGGCGAAGCTGCGCCTTTTGGAAGCAGGGGCGCTGGAAACAGACATTGCTCAGGCGGAAGCCAATGTAGCCCAGGCCCAGGTTGCCTACGACAGCGCCGAAGAGGCTTTAAAGCGCGATCAGGCCCTTTTTGAAATAGGAGCCCTGGCCCAGGTCGATTTTAACAATTCTCTTGTTAACCGCGACACGGCTGCCGCCAGGTTACGCCAGGCTCAAGCCGCCCTCGAAGCACTAAAAAGTGGTAATCGCCCCGAAGATATAGCCGCCGCCGAGGCGCAGGTCGAAACCGCGCAGGCGCAGCTTACACTGGCCCAAAACGATCTTGATTCCGCCCGGCTGCGGGCACCCTTCGACGGGGTCATCGCTGCCGTGAGAGGTGAAACCGGCCAGCGCACGAGCGGCGGGGGCAGCGAAAGTTCCGACAGCACCGCCGGTCTCATCACTCTGATCACAACCGGCCTCCAGTTGCGTGCCCAGGTTAATGAGGCGGATATCAGCCAGGTCAAGGTTGGCCAGAAGGCGACCTTTACCGTCAACGCTTTCCCGGAGCGGACCTTTAACGGCGAGGTGGCCTGGATTTCTCCGGAGGCGACAACGGTATCCAACGTCCAGCTATACGACGTCGTTGTCTCCCTGACCGACCCCGGCAGTCTCCTTAAAGCCGGGATGTCGGCAAGCGTCAACATCATTGTCTCTCAAAGGGACAATGTGATTACCGTGCCCCGGGCGGCGGTAAATTTTGCAGCCAGTTACCGGGCAACAAGGACTGACAATGCAACTGACCGCACAGCATCAAGCGGTGGTAATGCCAATGGAATAAAAACAACGGATAGCCGTCAGGCGGGAAGAGAAATGCTATCGCCGGATGATGGCAGAAGAGGAGAGCTTTCCGAAGAGTTGAAAGCAAAATTGGAAGACCTTAGGGGTAAGCTTGAGAGAGGCGAGATTACCCGTGAGCAGTTTCAGGAAGAAATGAAGAAGAACATGCCGGAGGAGTTCCAGCTCAAAGATGAGCCGGGGCAAGCGGCAGGCAGTGGGAATCGGGCTGTAGTCCTGGTCATGGAAAAAGGACAGCCAGTAGTCAGGCATATTGTCACCGGCTTGAGCGACGAAAGCAACATTGAGGTTAAAAGCGGGCTAAAGGTAGGTGAAGAGGTAATTATCGGCGCCAGCACCCCCGGTAAGTCGGCGGAAAGCAGCAGCAGCAGTTCACCCTCATCAATGAGGGGGGTTAACCCTCCCCTGCAACCGACAATAAGGATGAGGGGGATGTGA
- a CDS encoding HAMP domain-containing sensor histidine kinase, whose amino-acid sequence MKNLPLSLQIWLVFTAIALGISISLTVLFPWTLRDFFTREIYATIESAQSLLFNRLASELNREMWEPGVFADRRQQPQDIRAVNHIIVSFENGEFISFPLPLLSEEFWYKVKNEAKEQKGDSQRYSGQVGGRKIFYVITRSNVRGRNVFLVSYMWDSYREDLVQTLFKRLVLIMSFVFLLSWVPSLGLARYLSNPLVTLEKRVKKLANRDWHEPIQLQREDEIGRLGQSVEQLRTHLIRQDEAQQSFLQHISHELKTPVMVIRSYVQSIRDGIYPKGDLTSTVQVIEEEAERLEKRIRNLLYLTKLDYMATHKPLHETFDMTQLIREVIERLRWRRRDLDWSLKLSPVKSKGDIEQWRVALENLFDNQIRYAREQIKISLAPGGSSNGTALMHIWNDGPAIEQEILDRLFQKFNKGYKGEFGLGLAVVQRIASLHGAKIWAVNEEKGVSFYLEIHVAST is encoded by the coding sequence ATGAAAAATCTTCCGTTATCTCTGCAGATCTGGTTGGTTTTTACTGCCATTGCTTTAGGGATCTCAATCTCATTAACCGTTTTGTTCCCCTGGACTTTGCGAGATTTCTTTACCCGAGAAATTTATGCCACTATCGAAAGCGCTCAAAGTTTGCTCTTTAATCGACTTGCCAGCGAGTTGAATAGAGAGATGTGGGAACCGGGGGTTTTTGCTGACCGAAGGCAACAACCGCAGGATATTCGCGCCGTTAATCATATTATAGTCTCATTCGAAAACGGTGAGTTCATTTCTTTCCCCCTCCCCCTCCTTTCTGAAGAATTCTGGTACAAGGTAAAAAATGAAGCAAAAGAACAAAAAGGTGACAGCCAGCGGTATAGTGGTCAGGTTGGGGGCAGAAAAATATTTTACGTAATAACCAGAAGTAATGTACGGGGGCGTAACGTTTTTCTTGTCTCGTATATGTGGGATTCTTACCGCGAGGATCTGGTGCAAACCCTTTTTAAAAGATTAGTATTAATAATGAGCTTTGTTTTTCTACTTAGTTGGGTGCCCTCTCTTGGTCTGGCAAGATATTTATCTAACCCGTTGGTAACTTTAGAGAAACGCGTTAAAAAGCTTGCTAACCGCGACTGGCATGAGCCCATCCAGTTACAACGCGAAGATGAAATAGGCAGGTTAGGCCAGTCCGTAGAGCAGCTGAGAACCCATCTGATTCGGCAGGATGAAGCTCAGCAGTCGTTTTTGCAGCATATATCCCATGAGCTAAAAACTCCTGTTATGGTAATCCGCAGTTATGTGCAGTCAATTCGCGACGGCATCTATCCGAAAGGAGACTTAACAAGCACGGTACAGGTAATCGAAGAAGAGGCCGAGCGACTGGAAAAACGTATTCGCAACCTGCTTTATCTGACTAAACTCGACTATATGGCAACTCATAAACCTTTGCACGAAACTTTTGATATGACCCAATTAATCAGGGAAGTAATTGAGAGGTTGCGCTGGCGTCGCAGAGATCTGGACTGGTCGTTAAAGCTCTCTCCCGTTAAAAGCAAAGGGGATATCGAACAATGGCGGGTAGCTTTAGAAAATTTATTCGATAATCAGATACGTTATGCCAGAGAACAGATTAAAATCTCTTTAGCTCCAGGGGGCAGCAGCAACGGAACTGCTCTGATGCACATCTGGAACGATGGGCCCGCGATCGAGCAAGAAATCCTGGACAGGCTGTTTCAAAAGTTTAATAAAGGATACAAGGGAGAATTTGGGCTCGGCCTGGCTGTTGTCCAGCGTATTGCCTCTCTGCATGGTGCCAAAATATGGGCTGTAAACGAAGAAAAAGGAGTTTCTTTTTACCTGGAAATTCATGTTGCTTCAACTTAA
- a CDS encoding response regulator transcription factor: MSFRIYLVEDDRNLNSVLTSYLQKEGWQVSSFFTGEAARQAIDGSPHLWILDIMLPDIDGFQLIKEIKAASPDIPVIFISARDADIDRVVGLEMGSDDYLPKPFLPRELVIRTRKLLERVYMSTAQQTETLALTISPYYINEASRTIRLGEGAVELTSKEFDLLLFFAKNQGQALSRGQILNYIWGEDYFGTDRVVDDLVRRLRKKMPELRIETIYGYGYRMVKS, encoded by the coding sequence GTGTCTTTTCGAATTTATTTAGTTGAGGATGATCGCAACCTAAATTCCGTGCTGACCAGTTATTTACAAAAAGAAGGGTGGCAGGTCTCCTCTTTTTTTACCGGAGAAGCAGCGAGACAAGCCATCGACGGTTCTCCCCATTTATGGATATTGGACATTATGCTCCCTGACATCGACGGTTTCCAGCTTATCAAAGAGATTAAAGCCGCTTCACCTGATATCCCGGTAATTTTTATTTCTGCCCGGGATGCTGACATCGACCGGGTTGTTGGGCTGGAAATGGGCAGTGACGATTATCTGCCAAAACCTTTTCTGCCCCGCGAGTTAGTGATCCGGACTCGTAAACTGTTGGAGCGTGTATATATGAGCACTGCGCAACAGACCGAGACATTGGCCCTGACGATTTCTCCCTATTATATCAATGAGGCAAGCAGAACAATCAGGTTAGGCGAAGGAGCCGTTGAGCTGACCTCCAAAGAATTCGACCTCTTGCTTTTCTTTGCCAAAAATCAAGGACAGGCATTATCCAGGGGACAGATACTCAATTATATCTGGGGTGAAGATTATTTCGGAACAGACCGGGTAGTTGACGATCTGGTCAGACGACTACGCAAAAAGATGCCGGAGTTGCGCATCGAAACGATATACGGGTATGGTTACCGGATGGTGAAGTCATGA
- a CDS encoding sigma factor-like helix-turn-helix DNA-binding protein encodes MYNLSLHLSGSKETAESLIKQTFDLCAEAGSGLDDLTIWKTFCSYFLDEFSATNNHPKSKTDRTDLEAKLQDAILRLPPEERLVLLLRETARLDCKEISLYTGNSKARVSAIYARGRECLLQELNETALLPENPIKVEEKGAHCPGG; translated from the coding sequence ATGTACAACTTAAGCCTCCACCTTTCAGGTTCCAAAGAGACGGCAGAGTCTCTGATAAAACAGACTTTTGATCTCTGCGCCGAAGCCGGTTCGGGTCTTGACGACTTAACGATATGGAAAACATTTTGCTCTTACTTTCTTGACGAGTTCAGCGCAACAAATAACCATCCAAAAAGTAAAACTGACCGCACCGACTTGGAAGCAAAACTCCAGGACGCCATCCTCCGCTTGCCCCCCGAAGAAAGGTTGGTCCTGCTGTTAAGGGAAACAGCCAGACTGGACTGCAAGGAAATATCCCTGTACACTGGCAACTCAAAAGCAAGGGTTTCCGCGATCTACGCAAGGGGAAGAGAGTGCCTCCTGCAAGAGCTGAATGAAACCGCCCTTCTCCCTGAAAATCCCATAAAAGTTGAGGAAAAAGGCGCCCACTGCCCGGGCGGCTAA
- a CDS encoding SHOCT domain-containing protein — MKGVVTINWKRSVIPVTLALTLLIPTAAFAARNVSADDNKKDFSRLRTAITEQAQFTGELRGKRGELPEELKAKLEDLKGKLESGEITREQFREEMKKIMPEKFPLQGRELSEELKAKIAELRDELKNGELTPEQFREEMKQLLPEGFQPKEGERWPGKRGELPEELKAKFEELKGKLEGGEITREQFREEMKQLRQEQFQYLKAQQQ; from the coding sequence GTGAAAGGAGTGGTTACCATTAACTGGAAGAGAAGCGTAATTCCTGTTACTCTTGCCTTAACACTCCTAATACCAACAGCAGCGTTCGCAGCTAGAAACGTAAGCGCCGATGATAATAAGAAGGATTTTAGCAGGCTGCGTACGGCAATTACCGAGCAGGCACAATTTACAGGAGAATTACGCGGTAAAAGAGGAGAACTTCCCGAAGAGTTGAAAGCAAAACTGGAAGACCTCAAGGGCAAGCTTGAAAGCGGCGAGATTACCCGCGAGCAATTTCGGGAAGAAATGAAGAAGATCATGCCTGAGAAGTTTCCGTTACAAGGAAGAGAGCTTTCCGAAGAGTTGAAGGCAAAAATAGCGGAGTTGAGAGACGAGCTTAAAAATGGCGAACTGACACCCGAACAGTTTCGGGAAGAGATGAAGCAGCTTTTGCCGGAGGGGTTTCAGCCTAAAGAGGGAGAAAGGTGGCCCGGTAAAAGAGGAGAGCTTCCCGAAGAGTTGAAAGCAAAATTTGAGGAACTCAAGGGCAAGCTTGAGGGCGGCGAGATTACCCGCGAGCAGTTTCGGGAAGAAATGAAGCAGTTGAGACAGGAACAATTTCAATACTTGAAAGCCCAGCAACAATAA
- a CDS encoding HAD family hydrolase: protein MFKALLFDLDGTLVPMNMDHFMREYFRAVTHKFANLVQPEKLVREILNGTMAMINNTDPEKTNKEVFWSHFLSRVNLPEEVLVPMFDEFYVSEFADLKCCAHPNPLARPLMDLLFEKGFQVAIATNPVFPERAIRERMSWVEIGDLPYALVTTYENSHFCKPRVEYYEEVIGHLGVKPQECLMIGNDVEEDLVARKLGVRTFLVEDWLLNPRDLPIETDYRGSFRDLASFLNGLRVAVTPAPGCEIRDTEVSQIE, encoded by the coding sequence GTGTTCAAAGCCCTGCTCTTTGATCTGGACGGTACCCTGGTACCCATGAACATGGATCATTTTATGAGGGAATACTTTCGGGCCGTAACCCATAAGTTTGCCAACCTCGTCCAACCCGAGAAACTGGTCCGGGAAATTCTTAACGGGACAATGGCCATGATCAATAACACCGATCCTGAGAAAACCAATAAAGAGGTTTTCTGGTCGCACTTTCTTTCCCGCGTCAACCTTCCTGAAGAGGTTCTCGTGCCGATGTTCGATGAATTTTACGTCTCCGAGTTTGCGGATCTTAAGTGCTGCGCTCATCCCAACCCCTTGGCCCGCCCTTTAATGGACCTCCTGTTTGAAAAGGGTTTTCAGGTAGCGATCGCCACCAATCCCGTCTTCCCTGAAAGGGCAATCCGGGAGCGCATGAGCTGGGTTGAAATCGGCGACCTGCCGTATGCCCTCGTGACGACTTATGAAAACAGTCACTTCTGCAAGCCCAGGGTAGAGTATTATGAAGAGGTAATCGGCCACCTAGGCGTTAAGCCTCAAGAGTGTTTAATGATCGGGAACGATGTGGAGGAGGACCTCGTTGCCAGGAAACTGGGAGTCAGGACTTTTCTGGTGGAAGATTGGCTTTTAAACCCGCGGGATCTCCCCATCGAGACCGACTACAGGGGCTCTTTCAGGGATCTCGCCTCCTTTTTGAACGGTTTGCGTGTTGCTGTTACCCCCGCACCGGGTTGCGAGATAAGAGATACGGAGGTCTCTCAAATTGAATAA
- a CDS encoding ABC transporter ATP-binding protein, whose amino-acid sequence MGDSLIQVDKVTKVYATGETLVQALKGIDLVVQKGEMAAIMGASGSGKSTLMHILGCLDRPTSGRYLLRGQDVTMLDRDSLAYIRNRQFGFVFQSFNLLSNTTAWENVCLPLIYAGVPGKAMKTRAWAALQQVGLQGREMHLPTQLSGGEQQRVAIARALINEPETILADEPTGALDTQTSKEIMALLQHLNRERGLTIIIVTHEPDIADYCRRLVRLRDGTIIEDRVIKEVQQPEKELAAISQEEGRL is encoded by the coding sequence ATGGGCGATTCTTTAATACAGGTCGACAAGGTCACCAAAGTCTATGCTACCGGGGAGACTCTGGTACAGGCATTAAAGGGTATCGATTTAGTCGTTCAAAAGGGAGAAATGGCGGCCATTATGGGGGCGTCGGGGTCGGGTAAATCCACCCTGATGCATATCCTGGGGTGCCTCGATCGCCCCACGAGTGGCCGGTACTTGTTGAGGGGACAAGATGTGACCATGCTGGACCGGGACAGCCTGGCCTACATCCGGAATCGTCAGTTCGGCTTCGTGTTTCAGAGCTTTAACCTTTTAAGTAATACCACGGCATGGGAAAATGTCTGCCTACCTTTGATTTACGCCGGAGTTCCCGGTAAAGCAATGAAGACCAGGGCTTGGGCCGCTTTACAACAGGTAGGGTTGCAGGGAAGGGAGATGCATCTGCCCACCCAGCTTTCCGGCGGCGAGCAGCAACGGGTGGCTATTGCCCGCGCGCTGATTAACGAGCCGGAAACAATCCTGGCCGATGAGCCTACCGGGGCCCTGGATACCCAAACGAGTAAAGAAATCATGGCCTTGCTGCAGCATCTGAACCGGGAACGGGGATTGACGATTATCATCGTCACCCACGAGCCCGACATTGCTGACTACTGCCGGCGGCTGGTACGCCTGCGCGACGGCACAATCATCGAAGACAGGGTAATTA